A portion of the Fulvia fulva chromosome 1, complete sequence genome contains these proteins:
- a CDS encoding 5'-nucleotidase, translating to MVNERRPVLNSSLFLNAGDEFQGTLFYTYYGGEKIAETINQLGFDGMTLGNHEFDAGDDVLGEFLENLTFPIKSANIQSNHPVLNRTIQPYHIYEEFELAVIGVMTQDTPGISSPGDGTVFTDVVEAVQNTVNLIRETTNVTRIAALTHIGYEEDQALAQNTNGLYLIMGGHSHTPLGDFEDAEGPYPTIAENLDGEEVFIVTAYRWGEYLGYIDVTYDSEGRILEYHGGPIHITNETEQNATLQAQIDEWREPFEAFAAEEIGMSNVVLDQETCQEQECLLGDFMADAMLAYRLNESDSADFAIINAGGIRATIDEGSITRGEVLTLFPFGNSLVEISMSGDDLWNVLEGICTGVSQFNGEEVTSFFQISRIIEVEWNPENSNGTRLVSVTIGNASLDREETYNIVTLDFLAGGGDNFFPTPFEDAITLETQDEILTRYIQSQSPVDIELDRRITIVDAPGGGNGTTSSDATSTDNEADSNITTGDASTSTGGSSDRYLGTKLAFYLPLAAFAVMLVQL from the exons ATGGTGAACGAGCGCAGACCTGTCCTGAACAGCAGCTTGTTCCTCAATGCCGGCGATGAGTTTCAAGGCACACTCTTCTATACCTATTACGGCGGCGAGAAGATTGCCGAGACTATCAACCAGCTTGGCTTCGACGGCATGACTCTCGGAAACCACGAGTTTGATGCAGGCGACGATGTTTTGGGAGAGTTTCTCGAGAACTTGACATTTCCAATCAAATCTGCCAATATCCAATCGAATCACCCGGTGCTGAACCGGACCATCCAGCCCTACCACATCTACGAGGAGTTCGAGCTTGCGGTGATTGGCGTTATGACCCAAGATACGCCAGGTATCTCCAGCCCAGGAGACGGCACTGTATTCACGGACGTCGTCGAGGCTGTACAAAATACCGTCAACCTGATCCGAGAGACCACCAATGTCACCAGAATCGCAGCGCTAACACACATTGGCTATGAGGAAGATCAAGCTCTTGCGCAGAACACGAATGGTCTTTACCTCATCATGGGTGGGCACAGTCACACGCCGCTTGGCGACTTCGAGGATGCTGAAGGTCCATATCCAACGATCGCGGAGAACCTGGATGGCGAGGAAGTTTTCATCGTTACTGCTTATCGATGGGGCGAGTACTTGGGATACATCGATGTCACCTACGACAGCGAGGGCAGGATACTGGAGTATCATGGCGGCCCAATCCATATTACAAACGAAACGGAGCAGAATGCGACATTGCAGGCTCAGATCGATGAGTGGCGAGAGCCGTTCGAGGCGTTCGCTGCGGAGGAGATTGGTATGTCCAACGTGGTTCTGGATCAAGAAACATGCCAGGAGCAGGAAT GTCTCCTTGGCGACTTCATGGCCGATGCAATGCTGGCATATCGGCTGAACGAGAGTGACAGTGCAGACTTCGCTATCATCAACGCAGGCGGCATCCGTGCCACGATCGACGAAGGATCAATCACACGCGGCGAAGTCTTGACCTTATTCCCGTTCGGCAACTCTCTCGTTGAGATCTCGATGAGTGGCGACGACTTGTGGAACGTGCTTGAAGGAATATGCACAGGTGTTAGCCAATTCAACGGCGAGGAAGTTACAAGCTTTTTCCAGATCAGTCGCATCATTGAGGTCGAGTGGAACCCAGAGAACAGCAACGGTACCCGGCTAGTCAGTGTGACAATCGGGAATGCCAGCCTGGATCGTGAAGAAACATACAACATCGTCACTCTGGACTTCTTGGCTGGCGGTGGTGACAACTTCTTTCCGACGCCCTTTGAAGACGCTATCACTCTAGAGACTCAGGACGAGATTCTTACGAGATACATTCAATCGCAGAGTCCTGTCGACATTGAGCTCGATAGACGTATTACTATTGTGGATGCACCTGGCGGTGGGAATGGCACCACAAGCAGTGACGCAACGAGCACTGATAACGAGGCCGACAGCAACATCACCACTGGAGATGCGTCAACATCCACTGGTGGTAGTTCCGACCGGTACCTTGGTACCAAATTGGCGTTCTATCTCCCACTGGCTGCATTTGCGGTGATGTTGGTGCAGCTGTAA
- a CDS encoding Acyl-CoA dehydrogenase family member 11 produces the protein MMDAASEMEYMSYTEVRLKVQHVVGHIKSLTMTEHKHNFPASSATNGFFQEPPVLSSAFEEDQALKRVNRFYLPPSIQEQVSGDLTRFSTLVTTPQIRNWCADAERNIPYVRHWDSWGRRVDELITTEGWRKLQDLGISEGIVAIGHEATYGQHSRVYQFLKYYIWTPWNAFVTCPSGMTDGAAKLLESQLAKKDLGEVERRVFKAAHGRLVSREVGKAWTSGQWMTERPGGSDVQNTETQATLSTGAQDTTVTQVDGNPLGPISINGFKWFSSATDANTTVLLAREIPNGGISAFFAPTRVVDTSSDTKDSRLNGISIQRLKSKLGTHAVPTAELVLSDMRAWRIGKAGQGTKEISTVLNITRVHNAVTAVGVWGRGLSISRAFSKVRTARGKLLVDTPAHVRTLAEQHVEYRAMMHLTFYTVALLGASERTGRGAADSAPYEPAGLAPKHAVPHLLRLLTPLAKMLTAKASIAGLAECIESLGGVGYLENEDISMNIARLYRDANVLSIWEGTTNIMADDVVRIVKGSAGPAVLHALNDVVASATAAWSSQGQTQWAEIVVGRWSKLKATISAGSKERLTFNGRALAGELGWVVCALLLGADALSDGDEIATSICNRWIMRRSASQDLRLSGEDEVLQDREIAFGRDVAVADRARL, from the exons ATGATGGATGCCGCTAGCGAGATGGAGTATATGAGCTACACCGAGGTACGTTTAAAGGTCCAACATGTTGTAGGTCATATCAAATCACTTACCATGACAGAACACAAACACAACTTCCCAGCATCGAGTGCCACGAATGGCTTCTTCCAGGAGCCGCCGGTTCTCAGCAGTGCGTTCGAAGAAGACCAGGCATTGAAGCGGGTAAATCGAT TCTACCTGCCGCCCTCGATCCAGGAACAGGTGTCCGGAGACCTCACCCGCTTCAGCACTCTAGTCACAACACCACAGATCCGTAACTGGTGTGCCGATGCCGAACGCAACATCCCATACGTCCGGCACTGGGATTCATGGGGACGGCGCGTCGACGAGCTGATCACTACCGAAGGCTGGCGAAAACTCCAGGATCTAGGGATTAGTGAGGGCATCGTAGCCATCGGCCATGAAGCCACCTACGGTCAGCATTCCAGAGTGTATCAATTCTTGAAGTACTATATATGGACCCCATGGAATGCATTTGTGACATGTCCCTCGGGGATGACGGACGGTGCTGCGAAGCTGTTGGAGTCGCAGCTGGCCAAGAAGGATCTTGGTGAAGTGGAACGGAGGGTGTTCAAGGCAGCTCATGGACGCTTGGTGAGCCGAGAGGTTGGCAAAGCGTGGACGAGTGGCCAGTGGATGACTGAGCGACCTGGCGGGAGTGATGTGCAGAATACGGAGACGCAGGCTACCCTCAGCACCGGCGCCCAGGACACTACCGTTACCCAAGTTGACGGCAATCCGCTGGGCCCAATCTCCATCAACGGCTTCAAATGGTTCTCTTCTGCGACGGATGCCAACACCACAGTCTTGCTGGCACGAGAAATTCCGAACGGCGGTATCTCAGCTTTCTTTGCGCCAACAAGAGTTGTCGATACCAGTAGCGACACCAAAGACTCCAGACTCAACGGCATAAGCATCCAGCGCCTCAAGTCAAAGCTCGGTACTCACGCTGTCCCAACCGCTGAGCTGGTCCTCTCGGACATGCGAGCCTGGCGCATTGGCAAGGCCGGCCAAGGTACAAAGGAGATCAGCACGGTGTTGAACATCACCCGCGTGCACAACGCAGTCACAGCCGTTGGCGTCTGGGGCCGCGGCCTGTCGATCTCTCGCGCTTTCTCGAAAGTCCGCACAGCTCGTGGAAAGCTGTTGGTCGACACTCCTGCTCACGTCCGCACGCTTGCAGAGCAGCATGTCGAGTATCGTGCTATGATGCATCTGACCTTCTACACTGTTGCACTTCTTGGTGCGTCTGAAAGGACTGGCCGAGGAGCTGCCGACTCTGCGCCCTACGAACCTGCTGGACTGGCTCCCAAGCACGCAGTTCCACATCTACTTCGGTTGTTGACACCTTTGGCGAAGATGTTGACGGCCAAAGCTTCGATTGCAGGTCTTGCAGAGTGCATAGAAAGTCTAGGAGGAGTCGGGTATCTCGAGAATGAAGACATATCCATGAATATCGCCCGTCTGTATCGCGATGCGAATGTGCTCAGCATCTGGGAGGGGACCACGAATATCATGGCAGATGATGTAGTGCGTATTGTCAAGGGCTCAGCTGGTCCGGCGGTCTTGCACGCTTTGAATGATGTCGTCGCCTCGGCTACAGCAGCGTGGTCAAGTCAAGGCCAGACACAATGGGCTGAGATCGTAGTGGGACGATGGTCGAAGCTGAAGGCCACCATCTCAGCTGGATCCAAGGAAAGGCTGACGTTCAATGGTAGGGCTCTAGCAGGCGAACTTGGCTGGGTCGTATGCGCTCTACTGCTTGGCGCGGATGCTCTGAGCGACGGAGATGAGATCGCGACCAGTATCTGCAATCGCTGGATCATGCGACGCAGTGCCAGCCAGGATTTGCGACTCTCTGGCGAGGATGAAGTGCTGCAAGATCGCGAGATTGCGTTTGGCCGTGATGTTGCTGTTGCCGACAGGGCAAGGCTATAG
- a CDS encoding Dioxygenase str8, which produces MASRLRHPAPRAYVSIVNGNAKATTRALGNSTRLRLLNIEEWDHAQAAREQEVLEDGNPAGLTRKGFAKDVAPRFIAKKFHLLNKQAKADAMPKTPKARPFTPKKPTAEATPKKPKAEAEPAPPITRWANARVTVPGAAAEHSFSAVFLRDICSCPRCVHQSTRQKLFVTADIPTQIEAVDVQSDAQSVKIRWSNDVPGYDGDHVTEIPLATLSNYVTKGNDLPSHDTTPRVLWDADMYQQRTQDFTYEAYMEDDTILLKALRQLESHGLLFVTDVPADEKSVKRLSKRIGPLKTTFYGKTWDVRSVPQAKNVAYTSQNLGFHMDLMYMKQPPHLQLLHCIRSSSAGGASLFTDSFKAAVDLRKNDIEAFEGLGKIKVDYHYDHKTDYYYQSRSVIELKRLGLKDAVISEYGRQAHISVSFNPRDSSVSPIDVIDAVSWSPPFQAPFRLESGVKDVGTSYGGDYYLSRKVDHWHDAARKFNELIHRPEAIYERLMKPGECVIFDNRRVLHARKAFEVGDMGKERWLRGAYIDKDPFMSKLKILNERYGAAVEEVELKEKQEQDAYFEMQREA; this is translated from the coding sequence ATGGCATCTCGCCTCCGCCATCCAGCGCCGCGGGCATATGTCAGCATCGTCAATGGCAACGCGAAAGCGACCACGCGTGCATTGGGCAATTCTACGCGCCTTCGACTCCTAAATATTGAAGAATGGGACCACGCGCAAGCAGCACGGGAACAGGAAGTGCTCGAAGACGGCAATCCGGCTGGCCTCACTCGCAAGGGTTTCGCCAAGGACGTCGCTCCCAGATTTATCGCGAAGAAGTTCCACCTGCTCAACAAACAAGCCAAAGCAGACGCCATGCCAAAGACACCCAAAGCAAGACCTTTCACTCCGAAGAAACCCACAGCAGAGGCGACACCGAAGAAACCCAAGGCAGAAGCAGAACCAGCCCCACCGATAACCAGATGGGCAAATGCTCGAGTCACTGTACCCGGTGCAGCTGCAGAGCACTCTTTCTCTGCCGTCTTTCTGCGAGACATATGCTCTTGTCCTCGCTGCGTCCATCAGTCCACCAGGCAGAAGCTCTTTGTCACAGCCGATATTCCGACGCAGATCGAAGCTGTTGATGTTCAGTCTGATGCCCAGAGTGTCAAGATCAGGTGGTCGAACGATGTCCCTGGGTATGATGGCGATCACGTCACCGAGATACCTTTGGCTACTTTGTCCAACTATGTAACGAAGGGCAACGACCTTCCAAGTCACGATACGACGCCTAGGGTCCTTTGGGATGCCGACATGTATCAACAGCGCACGCAAGACTTCACCTATGAGGCCTACATGGAAGACGACACAATCCTGCTCAAAGCTCTCCGGCAACTGGAATCACATGGTCTCCTCTTCGTGACCGACGTACCCGCAGATGAAAAGTCCGTAAAGCGCCTCTCGAAACGAATAGGCCCCCTGAAGACGACCTTCTACGGCAAAACATGGGACGTCCGCTCAGTCCCCCAAGCAAAAAATGTAGCCTACACATCCCAAAACCTCGGCTTCCACATGGACCTCATGTACATGAAGCAACCACCCCACCTCCAACTCCTTCACTGCATCCGCTCCTCCTCCGCAGGCGGTGCCAGCCTCTTCACAGACTCCTTCAAAGCCGCCGTCGATCTCCGTAAAAACGACATCGAAGCCTTCGAGGGACTCGGCAAAATCAAAGTCGACTACCACTATGACCACAAGACTGATTACTACTACCAAAGCCGCTCCGTCATCGAGCTGAAGAGACTCGGCCTCAAAGACGCAGTCATATCCGAGTACGGCCGACAAGCGCACATAAGTGTCAGCTTCAATCCCCGCGATAGCAGTGTCTCCCCGATAGACGTCATCGACGCTGTATCGTGGAGCCCGCCATTCCAAGCACCATTCCGACTGGAAAGCGGCGTGAAAGATGTCGGGACGTCTTATGGTGGTGACTATTACCTCAGCCGGAAAGTGGATCACTGGCATGATGCGGCGAGGAAGTTTAATGAGTTGATTCATCGGCCGGAGGCGATCTATGAGAGGCTCATGAAACCCGGCGAGTGTGTTATTTTTGACAACCGGAGGGTGTTGCACGCGAGGAAGGCGTTTGAGGTGGGTGATATGGGGAAGGAGAGGTGGTTGAGAGGCGCGTATATTGACAAGGACCCGTTCATGTCGAAGTTGAAGATTTTGAACGAGAGGTATGGCGCTGCTGTTGAGGAGGTCGAGCTGAAGGAAAAGCAGGAGCAAGATGCGTATTTTGAGATGCAGCGGGAAGCGTGA
- a CDS encoding Mitochondrial thiamine pyrophosphate carrier 1, which yields MSHPPTPIQTRDEGTRLQVVLAGAISGLISRFCIAPLDVVKIRLQLHYHSLADPLSTPLRSRPTPTGIFLTVKDIYTHEGLPGFWKGNIPAEGLYLGYAAVQFLTYRSVSQALNKLEEDLKVNINGTAKSFIAGAIAGTAATTTTYPLDLLRTRFAAQGTERVYDGLLASIRDISRHEGAAGWFKGLNAGIGQIVPYMGLFFALYEGLKPSLATIQLPFGSGDAVAGVTASVLSKTAVFPLDTVRKRLQVQGPTRGRYIGGARVPVYERGVVGTLGMILRKEGAVGLYRGLTVSLVKAAPSSAVTMWAYERALHLIMKMGDSDGVD from the coding sequence ATGTCTCACCCTCCCACCCCCATCCAAACCCGCGATGAAGGAACCCGCCTGCAAGTCGTCCTCGCCGGCGCAATCTCCGGCCTCATCTCCCGCTTCTGCATAGCACCTCTCGACGTCGTCAAGATCCGCCTACAACTGCACTATCACTCCCTCGCCGACCCTTTATCCACCCCGCTACGATCACGGCCGACGCCGACGGGAATCTTCCTGACGGTGAAGGATATCTACACCCACGAAGGCCTCCCAGGATTCTGGAAGGGAAACATCCCAGCGGAGGGGCTGTATCTGGGATATGCGGCTGTGCAGTTCTTGACATACCGCAGTGTGTCCCAGGCATTGAACAAGCTCGAAGAGGATCTAAAGGTCAACATCAACGGCACAGCGAAAAGCTTCATCGCCGGCGCCATAGCAGGCACCGCAGCCACGACAACGACCTACCCCCTCGACCTCCTCCGCACCCGCTTCGCCGCCCAAGGAACCGAACGCGTGTACGATGGTCTACTCGCCAGCATCCGCGACATCTCCCGCCACGAAGGAGCAGCGGGATGGTTCAAAGGCCTAAACGCCGGAATAGGCCAAATTGTCCCCTACATGGGTCTCTTCTTCGCGCTCTATGAAGGTCTCAAACCCTCCCTCGCAACGATCCAACTTCCATTCGGATCGGGCGATGCAGTCGCGGGCGTGACGGCGAGTGTCTTGAGCAAGACGGCGGTGTTCCCGCTGGATACTGTCAGGAAGAGGTTGCAGGTGCAGGGCCCGACGAGGGGGCGGTATATTGGTGGGGCGAGGGTTCCGGTGTATGAGAGGGGTGTGGTGGGGACGTTGGGGATGATTTTGAGGAAGGAGGGGGCTGTGGGGTTGTATCGGGGTCTGACGGTGAGTTTGGTCAAGGCCGCGCCGAGTAGTGCGGTGACGATGTGGGCTTATGAACGGGCGCTGCATTTGATTATGAAGATGGGGGATAGTGATGGGGTGGATTGA
- a CDS encoding Endonuclease III produces MARPMNRQIRTMNRQINGTATNDSTKKRQRTTKSTSTTTTVSSPSTRRSPRKAPKLEDASPSDKKPKRQPAKKIKSEDGSVRVEAPSNWQQIWDITAEMRKKVLAPVDTMGCESLAETTRPPRDQRLQTLVSLMLSSQTKDTVTAAAIQNLQQNLPGGLTLEGLLAVEPDVLNDLIGKVGFHNNKTKYLKSAALILRDNFSGDIPDTIEGLVSLPGVGPKMAYLTMSAAWGRDEGIGVDVHVHRITNLWKWHKTSTPEQTRVELEAWLPREKWHEINHLLVGFGQTICLPVGRRCGECELGMQKLCPSAVAGSPRKRNVKKEVELKTEDGAVKEEEVEVEADDKGAVVQIKSEDMGDAVIQATIGSVPDIEGLGAGTERRLGASIAAVDI; encoded by the coding sequence ATGGCACGACCGATGAATCGCCAGATCAGAACGATGAATCGCCAAATCAATGGAACAGCCACGAATGACTCAACGAAGAAACGACAGCGGACGACTAAGTCAACCTCAACCACGACGACAGTCTCCTCTCCATCAACCCGCCGCTCCCCTCGCAAAGCTCCCAAGCTCGAAGATGCCTCACCGTCAGACAAGAAGCCCAAACGCCAACCAGCCAAGAAGATCAAATCCGAGGATGGCTCAGTTCGTGTCGAAGCGCCTAGCAATTGGCAGCAGATCTGGGACATCACAGCGGAAATGCGCAAGAAAGTCCTCGCTCCAGTCGACACAATGGGCTGCGAGTCGCTCGCCGAAACCACCCGGCCACCTCGCGATCAACGCCTGCAAACACTTGTATCCTTAATGCTCAGCTCCCAAACCAAAGACACCGTCACAGCAGCCGCGATCCAGAATCTCCAGCAGAACCTCCCCGGCGGCCTAACCCTCGAAGGCCTCCTCGCAGTCGAGCCAGACGTCCTCAACGACCTCATAGGAAAAGTCGGCTTCCACAACAACAAGACCAAATACCTCAAATCCGCCGCCCTCATCCTCCGCGACAACTTCTCCGGCGACATTCCCGACACCATCGAAGGCCTCGTCTCCCTTCCCGGTGTAGGGCCCAAGATGGCATACCTCACCATGTCAGCGGCATGGGGAAGGGACGAAGGGATTGGGGTTGATGTGCATGTACATCGGATTACGAATTTGTGGAAGTGGCATAAGACGAGTACGCCGGAGCAGACGAGGGTGGAGTTGGAAGCTTGGTTGCCGAGGGAGAAGTGGCATGAGATTAATCATTTGTTGGTGGGGTTTGGGCAGACGATTTGTTTGCCTGTTGGGAGGAGGTGTGGGGAGTGTGAGTTGGGGATGCAGAAGTTGTGTCCGAGTGCTGTGGCGGGGAGTCCGAGGAAGAGGAATGTTAAGAAGGAGGTTGAGTTGAAGACGGAGGACGGGGCGGTAAAGGAGGAGGAAGTTGAGGTGGAAGCTGATGATAAGGGTGCTGTCGTACAGATCAAGAGTGAGGATATGGGAGATGCTGTTATACAGGCTACAATTGGCTCTGTGCCAGATATTGAAGGTCTAGGTGCTGGAACAGAACGAAGACTGGGCGCTTCGATTGCTGCTGTAGATATATGA